The following are from one region of the Georgenia sp. M64 genome:
- a CDS encoding glycosyltransferase yields MRTVDVAATPLATLVAALDEVSARRLEAGAARARGLLADRRVWNVSATEVGGVGELLRSLLPYVAGAGVDVRWLVVDGDADFRLVTARLHHALHGDRGDGGPLGRDEMAMYDRVLAANLEEIRSQVAPGDVVVLHDPGTAGLAPGLAARGAHVVWRCHIGSDVAGEVSDAGWAFLEPSLAHAERSVFSRADYRPGFLDAVTVRVIAPSVDPLSAKNRPLEDAEARELLRGVGILTGAGAGAGAGGSTGLDGPGSGARADGPGSVVRAGGPGSVVRAGGPVPTEARVVLQLSRWNRLKDMTGLLIAFDEACEELPEDVHLLLAGADVGPEDTEGEEVLERCLQMWAGLEAGVRARVHVACLPDTAASAAVVNAVQRYATVVVQKSLAEGFGLTVAEALWKGKPVVATAVGGIQDQITDGENGLLVADPRDLAELMTHVGRLLAEPALARQLGETAHARVRQAYLSDRHLLQYVDLVAEMLG; encoded by the coding sequence ATGAGGACCGTCGACGTCGCCGCCACCCCTCTCGCCACCCTCGTCGCCGCGCTGGACGAGGTCTCCGCCCGCCGGCTCGAGGCAGGGGCCGCCCGCGCCCGCGGGCTCCTCGCCGACCGGCGGGTGTGGAACGTCTCGGCCACCGAGGTCGGCGGGGTGGGTGAGCTGCTGCGCAGCCTCCTGCCCTACGTGGCCGGGGCGGGCGTGGACGTGCGCTGGCTCGTCGTCGACGGCGACGCCGACTTCCGCCTCGTCACCGCCCGCCTCCACCACGCCCTCCACGGCGACCGGGGCGACGGCGGGCCCCTCGGCCGCGACGAGATGGCGATGTACGACCGGGTCCTGGCGGCGAACCTCGAGGAGATCCGGAGCCAGGTCGCCCCCGGTGACGTCGTCGTCCTGCACGACCCCGGTACCGCGGGGCTGGCGCCGGGCCTGGCCGCGCGCGGGGCGCACGTGGTGTGGCGCTGCCACATCGGCAGCGACGTGGCGGGCGAGGTCTCCGACGCCGGGTGGGCTTTCCTCGAGCCGTCGCTGGCCCACGCCGAGCGGTCGGTGTTCAGCCGCGCGGACTACCGGCCCGGCTTCCTCGACGCCGTCACCGTCCGCGTCATCGCCCCGTCCGTGGACCCGCTGTCCGCGAAGAACCGCCCGCTGGAGGACGCCGAGGCGCGTGAGCTCCTGCGCGGGGTCGGCATCCTCACCGGTGCCGGTGCCGGTGCCGGTGCCGGTGGCAGCACAGGCCTCGACGGGCCCGGGTCCGGCGCGCGGGCCGACGGTCCGGGCTCGGTCGTGCGGGCCGGCGGTCCGGGCTCGGTCGTGCGGGCCGGCGGTCCGGTGCCGACCGAGGCCCGGGTGGTGCTCCAGCTCTCGCGCTGGAACCGCCTCAAGGACATGACCGGGCTGCTCATCGCCTTCGACGAGGCGTGCGAGGAGCTGCCGGAGGACGTCCACCTCCTCCTCGCCGGCGCCGACGTCGGACCGGAGGACACCGAGGGCGAGGAGGTGCTCGAGCGGTGCCTGCAGATGTGGGCCGGGCTCGAGGCCGGCGTCCGGGCCCGCGTGCACGTGGCCTGCCTGCCCGACACGGCCGCGAGCGCCGCCGTCGTCAACGCCGTCCAGCGCTACGCCACCGTCGTCGTCCAGAAGAGCCTCGCCGAGGGCTTCGGCCTCACCGTGGCCGAGGCGCTGTGGAAGGGCAAGCCGGTCGTGGCGACCGCGGTCGGGGGCATCCAGGACCAGATCACCGACGGCGAGAACGGCCTGCTCGTGGCCGACCCGCGGGACCTCGCCGAGCTCATGACCCACGTCGGGCGGCTCCTCGCCGAGCCGGCCCTCGCCCGGCAGCTGGGCGAGACCGCGCACGCGCGGGTGCGTCAGGCCTATCTCAGCGACCGCCACCTCCTGCAGTACGTCGACCTCGTCGCCGAGATGCTGGGTTAG
- a CDS encoding NAD(P)/FAD-dependent oxidoreductase, with the protein MGSTEGTEGTGTESAYDVVVIGGGSTGENVADHAHRGGLSVALVESHLVGGECSYYACMPSKALLRPAQALEAARRVAGAADAVGEVDAPAVLERRTSFTHGWDDASQVRWADGAGIDVVRGRGRLDGERRVVVTGPDGERVLTARHAVVVATGSAPVLPPVDGLAGTRSWTTREATSAMAVPRRLVVVGAGVAGTELAQAFARLGSAVTLLARSRVLSALPAGAGDAVAEALVRDGIDVRTGAAVTSVDRPAGPDGEVTVRLEGGGEVVADEVLVAAGRRPRTGDLGLATVGLDLDDGAPLEVDDSGRVGAVAGGWLYAAGDVTGRAPLTHQGKYAARAVGVAVAARAAGTLGDDVEPWSAAAATADHRAVPQVVFTDPGVAHVGLDADAAREAGFTVRTVEEDLGSVAGASLHADGYTGWARLVVDAERDVVLGATFVGQDVAELLHAATIAVVGEVPLSRLRHAVPAYPTMSEIWLRLLDH; encoded by the coding sequence ATGGGGAGCACCGAGGGAACCGAGGGCACGGGGACCGAGAGCGCGTACGACGTCGTCGTGATCGGCGGCGGGTCCACGGGCGAGAACGTGGCCGACCACGCTCACCGTGGCGGACTGAGCGTGGCCCTGGTCGAGTCCCACCTCGTCGGCGGGGAGTGCTCCTACTACGCGTGCATGCCGTCCAAGGCGCTGCTGCGACCGGCTCAGGCCCTCGAGGCCGCACGTCGCGTGGCCGGCGCGGCGGACGCCGTCGGTGAGGTCGACGCCCCTGCGGTGCTCGAGCGCCGGACGAGCTTCACCCACGGCTGGGACGACGCCTCCCAGGTGCGGTGGGCCGACGGCGCGGGGATCGACGTCGTCCGGGGACGGGGCCGGCTCGACGGCGAGCGGCGCGTCGTCGTCACGGGCCCCGACGGCGAACGTGTCCTGACCGCCCGGCACGCCGTCGTCGTGGCCACCGGCTCCGCGCCCGTCCTCCCGCCCGTCGACGGCCTGGCGGGCACCCGGTCCTGGACCACGCGCGAGGCCACGAGCGCGATGGCGGTGCCGCGCCGCCTCGTGGTCGTCGGCGCCGGCGTCGCCGGGACCGAGCTCGCCCAGGCCTTCGCGCGGCTGGGCTCGGCGGTGACGCTCCTGGCCCGCTCCCGGGTGCTGAGCGCGCTGCCGGCCGGCGCGGGGGACGCGGTCGCCGAGGCCCTGGTCCGCGACGGCATCGACGTGCGCACGGGTGCCGCGGTCACCTCCGTGGACCGACCGGCCGGCCCCGACGGCGAGGTGACCGTCCGACTCGAGGGTGGCGGCGAGGTCGTCGCCGACGAGGTCCTCGTCGCGGCCGGGCGCCGCCCCCGTACCGGCGACCTCGGGCTGGCGACCGTCGGCCTGGACCTGGACGACGGCGCCCCGCTCGAGGTCGACGACAGCGGCCGGGTCGGGGCGGTGGCGGGCGGGTGGCTCTACGCCGCGGGCGACGTCACCGGCCGGGCGCCGCTGACCCACCAGGGCAAGTACGCGGCCAGGGCCGTCGGCGTCGCCGTCGCCGCCCGTGCCGCCGGGACACTCGGCGACGACGTCGAGCCGTGGTCCGCCGCCGCGGCGACCGCCGACCACCGCGCCGTCCCCCAGGTGGTCTTCACCGACCCGGGCGTCGCGCACGTCGGCCTCGACGCCGACGCCGCGCGCGAGGCCGGGTTCACGGTGCGCACGGTCGAGGAGGACCTCGGTTCGGTCGCCGGCGCGTCCCTCCACGCCGACGGCTACACCGGCTGGGCCCGGCTCGTCGTCGACGCCGAGCGTGACGTCGTCCTCGGAGCGACGTTCGTCGGCCAGGACGTCGCCGAGCTGCTCCACGCGGCCACGATCGCCGTCGTGGGGGAGGTGCCGCTGTCCCGGCTCCGGCACGCGGTCCCGGCGTACCCCACGATGAGTGAGATCTGGCTGCGGCTGCTGGACCACTGA
- a CDS encoding DUF2804 domain-containing protein, producing the protein MAEITHEVDLCLPSGALNPAAVGWTRTPLHRANLRTGDPLGRAATWARTKRWDSWSVQTPEHCVVLQLSSLNYAALHEVWVLDRATGVQLGSTATVPLARDVRLPSRYGGGPARGQSGSFAVAFDPVAEGMRLRAVAPRLRLDLVVEEVRERESLGVVVPWSDRLFQYSLRQVALPVRGRMWLDEREITVERDDPSWAVAGYGRGRWPYSVEWISAVGSGLVDGVTTGLQLGGRWTDRTGTTENAIVLDGRVHRINEDLSWAYDAADRGATWFVTGDRVQVQLRPFHVRSATTKLGVLSTTTYQSFGTWTGWVVDDAGERRRVDGLVGWAEDVASRW; encoded by the coding sequence GTGGCCGAGATCACCCACGAGGTGGACCTCTGCCTTCCCTCCGGGGCCCTCAACCCCGCTGCGGTGGGCTGGACCCGCACGCCGCTGCACCGGGCCAACCTGCGCACCGGGGACCCGCTCGGCCGGGCCGCCACGTGGGCGCGGACCAAGCGGTGGGACTCCTGGAGCGTCCAGACCCCCGAGCACTGCGTCGTCCTGCAGCTCTCGAGCCTGAACTACGCGGCGCTGCACGAGGTCTGGGTCCTCGACCGGGCCACCGGCGTCCAGCTCGGCTCGACCGCCACCGTGCCGCTGGCCAGGGACGTGCGCCTGCCCAGCCGCTACGGCGGCGGTCCGGCCCGCGGGCAGAGCGGGTCCTTCGCCGTGGCGTTCGACCCGGTGGCCGAGGGGATGCGGCTGCGCGCCGTGGCGCCGCGGCTGCGCCTGGACCTGGTCGTCGAGGAGGTCCGCGAGCGCGAGTCGCTCGGCGTCGTCGTGCCGTGGAGCGACCGGCTCTTCCAGTACAGCCTGCGCCAGGTCGCGCTGCCGGTGCGGGGTCGGATGTGGCTGGACGAGCGGGAGATCACCGTCGAGCGTGACGACCCGAGCTGGGCGGTGGCGGGCTACGGGCGCGGCCGGTGGCCGTACTCCGTGGAGTGGATCTCCGCCGTCGGGTCGGGCCTCGTCGACGGCGTGACCACGGGCCTGCAGCTCGGTGGCCGTTGGACGGACAGGACCGGCACCACCGAGAACGCCATCGTCCTGGACGGGCGGGTCCACCGCATCAACGAGGACCTCTCGTGGGCCTACGACGCGGCCGACCGGGGCGCGACCTGGTTCGTCACCGGCGACCGGGTCCAGGTGCAGCTCCGGCCCTTCCACGTCCGCTCGGCCACGACCAAGCTCGGCGTGCTGTCCACCACCACGTACCAGAGCTTCGGCACCTGGACCGGCTGGGTGGTCGACGACGCCGGTGAGCGGCGCCGGGTCGACGGCCTCGTCGGTTGGGCGGAGGACGTCGCGAGCCGTTGGTGA